TCTTTCGATCTGTGACTTGAGGTCTTTCCTGGGAATACCGACAAATTCGGCGAACCCTGCAAGCACCCGCATTGTCGTTGTTGAAAGCGGCGGTGTCGCCACAGGGATCCGTGCCGATTCGGCCCGGGAACTCATCACGATTGCGGCCTCGACCCTCAGGGAATCCAACAAAAAAACCGAGCGCAACGAAAACAGCCTAGTCTCGAGCATCATCGAATGGAAAGGCAAGGCCTTGGGCATCCTGGATGTCCCAAAGATCCTCGCGAGGACTCGGCTGACCACTCCAACTTTGGTAAACCAGGGGCCAATTTCAATCATGGAGAGCACATGAAAAACATAGGAATCTTGACACGACTGATCACAGGAATTTCTTTTGTAACTATCGTCTTTCTGGCATTTTCTTTGATTACATTTTTTAATCTCAGAAAAATGTACGACCTGGCCGAGGCGGTCCAGAATGATCACTATCCAACGGTTGTTGCCGTCAGTAATTTTGGAAAGATCCTCCAACAATTCAGACGCCACCAACTCCGTTACGTTACAGAGACCAGCGACAGCGAAATGAAGAAGTATGCCACTAATCAGGCGGATGAGCTGGCTCTCATTACCAAGGACATTGAAGCCCTGCGCGCGCTTCCGTTTGATCCAGAGGAGAAAAGTTTATTTTCTGATCTGGAGAAAAAATGGAAAGACTATCTGAAAAACAACGAAGAGCAGGTGATGAAACCCGCCCGGGAAAACAAGAGAGACGAGGCCAACCAGGGTCTCGCGGCGTCACATGGTCTGTTTCAAGAGATCTTTGATCTCAGCGAAAAGCTGGAGGCCGTCAACAGTCAACAAATTACAGAGGGAGAACAGGTCATCCAACAAAAGTTTAAAGAACAAATTCGAAACTCTTTAATCGGTTTAAGTCTTGTTCTATTTCTTGCTGTCAGTCTTATCTATTGGTTGACCCTTTCGATAAAAGCAATTGCCAATCAAGCCGCCACCGCAGCCGCAGGAGACCTAAGCAAACGAATCCCCTCCAAAGACAGCCTCTCCAAGGCCATCAATAAAATGATGGACAACCTTAGTGCCACCCTCAAGACCGGTCAGGAGGCCACCCACCATCTTGCCAGCGCGACCCTGCAGCTGAAGACCTCAATTGCAGAGGAATCGACCGCAGCAGCGCAGCAGAACGCGGCGTCAGCAGAGGTTCTGAGCACCTCGAAAGAATTGGCAAGCTCTGCCCAGCAAATTGCCAAAAACGCACAGGGCGTTGCCAAAACCGCCGATCAGGCAAAGATGAACATGGAAGAAATACAGACCCATATCACCTCGATGATCCAGAAGATTTTGAAACTGGGTGAACGGAGTCAGGCCATCGGTACCGTGGTGAAGATCATCGACGACCTGGCCGAACGCACCAACCTCCTAGCACTCAATGCCGCCATTGAGGCCGCCCGGGCAGGTGAAGCCGGCAAAGGCTTTGCTGTGGTTGCTGGGGAAGTGAACAAACTCGCAGAAAGATCCACCGAGGCGACGGGGGACATCCGCGAGCTGATTAAAGAGATTCAGGGAGAAACAAACTCCGCCGTCGTGGGAGTTGAAGACACCACCAAGCGCGTGAGTGCTGGCCTTGAGGCCGCAAAGGAAGCCGCACGCCTGACCGGCGAGATTTCGATTGCCATTGGGCAACAAAGGAGCGGCATCGAGCAAATTGTGATTGCCATCAAGGGAATCGATCAGGTCACCAAACAGTTCGTAGACTCCACCCAGCAAACCTCGGCAACGGTCGCTCAGCTGGATGGACAGGCAAACAAACTCAATCAGTTAATCAGTAATTTTAAAGTTTAAGGAGAAAAATATGTTTCCAAAACTCACACGCGTTTTGATAGTGGATGACAGCACCGTCGCCCGGCACATCGTAAGAGACTTGTTCGATCAACTCGGCTTCACAAATCTCTCCGAAGCCCCCGATGGTGCAAAGGCCTACGACCTGCTGTGCACCCGGTTAAAAGAGGGGCAGCCTATCGAACTGGTCATCTCGGACTGGAATATGCCGATTCTCGATGGCATTGGGCTGCTCAAGAAAATCCGCTCCAGCGCAGACTTCAAACCCTTGCCGCTCTTGATGCTCACCTCCAACGATGAAACTCATCTGATGATGGAAGCCATCGAAGCCAAGGTGGATCACTATCTGGTAAAACCTCCCACGCTGGAATCGCTTCGAAAAAAGCTGGAAATCATCTGGAAAAAATATCATCCGTCAGAGACTCCCTCTTAAGGATTATTGAATGGCCCTCGACAAAAAAAAACTGAATATCCAGTTCTGCGAGGAGGCCAAGATCTGGGTGGATTCTCTTGAACAAGGAGTTCTGCTGCTCGAAAAAAATCCTGATCAGCCCGCCCAGGCAGAGATCCTCAGTGCTTTAATGGGTGCCGCCCACACCTTGAAGGGCACCTCCCAGATGCTGGGTTTTCAAAAAATTCAGCACCTCACTCACCGGATGGAGGATGTGCTTTCATCACTCAAGGCAAGCACACTCACCTTTTCGCGAGAAATCGCGGATGCCCTTTTTGCAGCCTTGGATGGGATCAAACGCTCCATGGAGGGGATCCGAAACGGAGACGCTGAGGCCGAGCTGGATACAACGGGACTAGACAAGCTTCTTGGAAATGAGACGCAAGCCCCTAGGGCACCTGCTTCCTTGAGCAATGCCGCTCCAAATGTGCAAGCCCCTGCAAAGGATGATTTCGTGCGTGTTCCCATGAGCCGGGTGAATACCCTGCTAAATCTTATGGGAGAGCTGGTCATTTCAAAAGTGAAGTCTTCCCAGAAGCTCAGTAAATTAAAGGGATTATCCAAAAAAGCAAAGGCCCTGGGGAAGCTCCTGGAAAATTCGTCCCCTCAGGCCCTATTGCATTGGTCAGCTTTTTGTAACGAATTTGAAGGCTTCTCGGACGAGTTTCAAGCCGAGACTTATCATCTGGATCCCGTCATCGGGGCCTTACAGCAAAGGATGAAAGAGCTGAGGATGTTTCCGTGTTCGACGATTTTCTCGTCCTTTGAACGACTCGTTCGCGACATGTCCCATGAACAAGGCAAACTCATTCACTTCAAAATTGAGGGCCAGAGCACCGAGTTGGATAAAAAGGTGCTAGACGCCATCAAGGGGCCACTGGTGCATTTGTTGAGAAACGCTGTGGACCACGGCATTGAATCCGGCGACGAACGCAAAAAACTGGGTAAATTGGAAACCGCCACCCTCACTCTTTCCGCTTTTCAGGAGGGCGACCGGGTCGTGATTCAGGTGATGGACGATGGCCGCGGGATTGATCCGGAAGAAATTGCCAACATCGCTGTGAAGAGAAATGTGGTCAGCTCCGAACAATTGAAAAACAGGACCTCCCAAGAAATTCTCAATCTCATTTTTTTGAAAGGATTTTCAACCGCAACAAATCTGACCGAGTATTCAGGACGGGGAGTCGGAATGGACATTGTCCTCTCGGAAGTGGAACGCCTGAAAGGAAAAATAAAACTGACGAGCCAGAAGGGGCAGGGAACAACCCTTCGAATGGAGTTGCCACTCACGATTGCCATCACGCAGATCCTTTCGGTGCAGGCGGGGAACCGACGCTATGCGCTTCGAATTTCGGACGTGGAGGAAATCTGCCGGGTAACGCAAGATGATTTTGCTGCCCTTGAAAACCGCCTAACTCTGCAACGCTTTGGTCGCACAATTTTTGTAACACATCTAGCGGACGTCCTGGGGATCCCCAGGAAACCGGCCCCAGATCCTCAGGCGATGATCGATGTGGTCATTGTGCATTCCCTAGATACCCTGTTTGGCTTTATCGTCGAACGCTTACTGGGCGAAGACGAGGTATTCATCAAGGGATTAGGCACGCACCTCGGAAGTATCAAAGGCATCAGCGGTGTCACCATTCTGGCCAACGGAGAGGTGATCCCCATTCTGGATGGCAGTGACTTGATGCGGATAGCCCAGGGCGGCGGGTTTCAAAATGCGATGGAGAGTCTGGCAGAGCCCCACTGTAACAAAGCTGCACAGACAGCGAAAAGGATTTT
The DNA window shown above is from Deltaproteobacteria bacterium and carries:
- a CDS encoding purine-binding chemotaxis protein CheW, which translates into the protein MNDTQSPMTRTNLKEISLFERDLYGKAPPAEASLSLMKIALSGECYAVDALLVRDIVVPTSITPLPFVPKHIVGVMNLRGAVLSICDLRSFLGIPTNSANPASTRIVVVESGGVATGIRADSARELITIAASTLRESNKKTERNENSLVSSIIEWKGKALGILDVPKILARTRLTTPTLVNQGPISIMEST
- a CDS encoding methyl-accepting chemotaxis protein; this translates as MKNIGILTRLITGISFVTIVFLAFSLITFFNLRKMYDLAEAVQNDHYPTVVAVSNFGKILQQFRRHQLRYVTETSDSEMKKYATNQADELALITKDIEALRALPFDPEEKSLFSDLEKKWKDYLKNNEEQVMKPARENKRDEANQGLAASHGLFQEIFDLSEKLEAVNSQQITEGEQVIQQKFKEQIRNSLIGLSLVLFLAVSLIYWLTLSIKAIANQAATAAAGDLSKRIPSKDSLSKAINKMMDNLSATLKTGQEATHHLASATLQLKTSIAEESTAAAQQNAASAEVLSTSKELASSAQQIAKNAQGVAKTADQAKMNMEEIQTHITSMIQKILKLGERSQAIGTVVKIIDDLAERTNLLALNAAIEAARAGEAGKGFAVVAGEVNKLAERSTEATGDIRELIKEIQGETNSAVVGVEDTTKRVSAGLEAAKEAARLTGEISIAIGQQRSGIEQIVIAIKGIDQVTKQFVDSTQQTSATVAQLDGQANKLNQLISNFKV
- a CDS encoding response regulator: MFPKLTRVLIVDDSTVARHIVRDLFDQLGFTNLSEAPDGAKAYDLLCTRLKEGQPIELVISDWNMPILDGIGLLKKIRSSADFKPLPLLMLTSNDETHLMMEAIEAKVDHYLVKPPTLESLRKKLEIIWKKYHPSETPS
- a CDS encoding hybrid sensor histidine kinase/response regulator; amino-acid sequence: MALDKKKLNIQFCEEAKIWVDSLEQGVLLLEKNPDQPAQAEILSALMGAAHTLKGTSQMLGFQKIQHLTHRMEDVLSSLKASTLTFSREIADALFAALDGIKRSMEGIRNGDAEAELDTTGLDKLLGNETQAPRAPASLSNAAPNVQAPAKDDFVRVPMSRVNTLLNLMGELVISKVKSSQKLSKLKGLSKKAKALGKLLENSSPQALLHWSAFCNEFEGFSDEFQAETYHLDPVIGALQQRMKELRMFPCSTIFSSFERLVRDMSHEQGKLIHFKIEGQSTELDKKVLDAIKGPLVHLLRNAVDHGIESGDERKKLGKLETATLTLSAFQEGDRVVIQVMDDGRGIDPEEIANIAVKRNVVSSEQLKNRTSQEILNLIFLKGFSTATNLTEYSGRGVGMDIVLSEVERLKGKIKLTSQKGQGTTLRMELPLTIAITQILSVQAGNRRYALRISDVEEICRVTQDDFAALENRLTLQRFGRTIFVTHLADVLGIPRKPAPDPQAMIDVVIVHSLDTLFGFIVERLLGEDEVFIKGLGTHLGSIKGISGVTILANGEVIPILDGSDLMRIAQGGGFQNAMESLAEPHCNKAAQTAKRILVVEDSLSIRELQKNVLESNHFVVETARDGLDALEKLAQAEFDIVVSDVQMPRMDGFTLCKNIKADAKLKKLPVIFLTTVSNEEDKRRGIEAGGQAYLLKSQFDQANLITLIERLT